The sequence GAGAGCGTGGCCTCCGAATGGACCAGCACCATTGGCCTTCGCAGCCCCCGCGGCTGGACCAGGGTCAGGATGGCTGTCGCTCCTGAGGGCCTGAAGCAACTGCCCGTTGGCACAGAGAGCATAGCCTCTGAGCTGCACTGCCCTCTGCGCCAGCTTTGGGACCACCTTGTCCAGCTGGACAGGACCTGGCAGCTTTGCAGGGCCGGGCAAACCCTGTGGCTGCTCCACGTGGTTTGGACTGCACTTGGCCGCTGGAGAAATGCGAAGAGACCCCAGGGACAGGTGAGCAATCGAGATCAGCCACACAGGAAGGGACCGGGTTGTGGGGAGCAGGGAACCACAACAGCCTTGGCCAAGAAGGCTTGCAAtctaaaaccaaaacccagcGCGGGCAAGAAAGCCTCAGCAGGCCCCAAGAgctcctctgcctcttccccagggaccCGCCAAGCCGCGGGGCTGAAACCCTCCGGTAGCCCCCAGCACAACACGGGGCCTGCCAGAGGTTTCCTCAGCCCAACGTGCTGCCCGGAGCAGTCCTGCGAGGCTGGAGTTCTTCCAGAGGAAGCCAAGCCCGGCAGGACACTTCTCGGCCCCCCAGGCCCCCACCTGCTTCATTGTGCCCCTGTCTCTCTCATTTCCAGGGAGGTGGACAGACGGCCTCAACTTCCGTGGGGACAGGCCGCCTGGGAAAGCACACCGTCTCCAGATACGAATTGCTCTGCCTAATGGAGGCCAAAATCGCCTTGCTGGTCAGGAGCCTGAGGCATACCCACCGCCTCCGCCTGAAAGAGCTCCGGCACCAGTACTCCAGCAAGGTGGCACAAGAAGAAGGTAATTAGAGGGGAGCCTTCTCTGGCTCCCCGTGCAGCTCCAGCTAGAGCGTGCGCCCGGCGGATTGGCAACGCGAAAGGCAGTGGTGCAAGCGGGTGCTGCTGTCCATGAAGGGTGGGACCTGCGGCAGGAGAGAACAGGCATCTGTGGCTGTGAGGTGCCCCACGGGTGCCCACAGCCCAGGAGTAGGGGCCCCTGTCCTGGCAGGGTGCCCACATCCCTGTGAGGTTCCCGGTGGGTGCCTGTGTCCCACTGAGGTGCCCGGTGCCTGCCCATGCCCCGGTGAGGTGCGTGGTGCTTGCTCCCCATGTCCCTGTAAGGCGGCAGTGGCCAGTGCCTGCCCACGACCCCTTGGGTTCCTTAGGCTTTAGGAAGAGGGGCAGGTGTTAGGAAGTGGGTGGATAACAATTGCAACTGTAGCGTCTTCATCCAGCTAACAGTGAATTCTCTTCAGGGTGGCAGCCAGCCGAAGGCTCGTGGGCTGAGGGCACCTCCACTGACTGCAACCTCTCCTGCTAGCTGGAGGCCCTTATCGCCCCGATGATCATGTTCCTGCACGGTGGCCACGGCCAATGGGTGGCCACGTCCTGGCGGGTTGCCCGTGCCCACCTGGCACAACAGCCAACAGGCATTTGGCAACTCTCGGATGAAGACCCCTGGGGAGGGTCCCCTTTTCCACCCTCCCAAAGGTGCTGCCAGGGTCCACCGGCATCCCGAAGGCCAGGGCTCCTCCCCGTGTCTCCAAAGGGGACAGCCAGACCATGCCCGTGCAGCAGAGCCATCGGGGAAACTCGCCAAAACTCCTGCTGGGAGAAGCCTGCTTTCTCCACCTTCCGGCACTCTTCAGACCAATAAAGTTTACCGTTCCTGTAGCACGTGTCGTTTTGGTACCGAGGGGATCCAGGGAAGCGGGAACATGAAAGGCAGTGGTGGGAGTCAGGCTGCTGCATGCGGGCTTGCGGAGCATGCGCTCCAGGAGAAGCGGGAAAGCTGGGGTGAGAGAGAACGGGCATCCGTGGCTGTGAGGTGCCCTGGGGTGCCCATGTTCCAGGGGGAGGGCCCCGCATCCCGGCAGGGGGCTCATGTCCCACCGAGGTTCCCAGGGGGTGCCCATGTCTCAGCGGGATCCCTGGTGGATGCCCATGTGCCAGTAAGGTGGCAGTGGCAGCTGCATGCCCGGGGCCCCGTGGGTCCTGTCCCGCCAGGAATAATCCTAGGCTAATCGCACTCCTCGCTCTCGACGGTTAAGAGCACCCGCGTGCGGCAGTGCTGGCTGGGAAACACGGCAAAACTCCTGCCCAGGAGCACCCGACCGTCTTCATTTACTAGCACGCTCCAGACCTACAAAATGTAGGCACGCGTCACGTGAAAAGCGAGACGTTTTCCTACTGACCCACGTACTGCCCATCTCTGGGTGAGGAAGGTGCTGGGCTTTCTTTTAAGATTCTCGGCTGGTGAGGCACACGGCCATTTCTGTCTCGGTACCCAGCAGTAGCGcaagggagaaaacagcaggCCTCTACAGGGCGAGAGTTAAGTTGGGTCAATCAcgaaagagaaagaatgaaatgccTTGTTGCAAAGCGCGGCGTTTTGGCCCGTGCGGTTCTCTCTTTCGAGCAGAGGTGACTGTGGCTGCAGACGTACACGATTCTCTGATCTGACAGCTGGACGGCAGCCAGGTGACCGGGCGAGAAAGCCAGCCTTGTAAGGACCGTTGGGGAGCACCCAACAGATGCTGGTCCCGGCTTTAATCCCCTACAACGGTCAGATCCGAGTAGCATTTCAATATTCAACACAGGAGAAGGGATCAAGCTGGCACCAGCTCACCTCCCAGCTGGACCTGGAGCACGGTGGCCCACCGGTGCCATCTACCAAGGCCTTCCAGGAGCCCAGTGCGGGCACAGAAGGGTCGTGCTTGTGACTAAGGAGGCCAACAGCAGGAAAGCCTTTGCATTTCTTAAtgctgaaaatacttcacaattCACGGAATGGCTGCGGTTGggaggcacctctggaggtcagtttgtccaacccccctgctccagcactgctgcccagagcccctTGCTCAGGACCTtatccagatggcttttgagtatctccatgGCTGGAGACTCCACAACATCTCTGTGCAACGTGTGCCAGTGCTCAGCTACCTTTACAGCAGAACAGTGTTTCCTCATGTTCAGAGGGAGCCTcctgtgtttgcttttgtaCCCATTgactggctctgtcctcttttccACCTTCCCTTCTGGTATTTATATGTATTATTAAAATTCCCCCTCAGCCTTCTATTCTCCAGTCTGAACAGTCCTAGTGCTCTCAGCTTTTCTTATAGGAGATACTTCTGTCCCTTCATCACCCTCATGacccttcactggactctcaCCAGTAGCTCCATCTCTCTCTTGCACTGGGGAGCTCAtaactggacacagtactcagTTGCGGCCTTACCTGAGCagagaaggatcacctcccttgacatGCTGACAACACTCcgtctaatgcagcccaggataccattacccctctttgctgcaagggcacattgctggctcatggtaAACCAGGACcttcaaggccttttctgcaaagttgCTTTCCAGATGGGTGGCCCCCAGCAGGTACTGGTGCATGAGATTGTTCCTCCTCAAGTGCAGGACTTTGCCCTTCCCTTTGTTGAACATCAAAAGATTTCTGTAAGCCCATTTCTCCAACCTGTCatggtccctctggatggcagcacaaccctctggtgTACCAGCTACTCCTCCCAATTTTGTGTCATCAGTGGACTTGCTGAGGctacactctgccccatcatccagacctttaatgaagatgttgaacagaactgaaaacctcatattgacccctggggtacatCAGTAATTACTGGTCTTCAACTAGATTTCATACTACTGATCACCACACTCTTGGGCCCAGCCATTCAGCAAGTTTTCAATCTATCTCACCATCTGCTCATCCAACCCATACAACAGCTTTGCTATGAGGATTTTATGGGAGACCGTATCAAAAGTCTTACAGAAGTCAAGGTAGACAATATGCACTGCTCTTTCTTCATCTACCAATCCAGTTATTTCATCATAGAGAGTTATCAGATTGTTTAAACatgactttccctttgtgaatcCATGCTGACATAAAAGTCATTTGCCACAAAGATATTTACCCCTTTGCTAAAAGCAGTCTCACCCTTGACTAATCCTCCACCATGCCTGTAAGGTCTTCATGAAATTCAGTTGACTGTTGTCTGTTCAAGAGATTTAATGGGAAGGGCTGAACTTGGCCATCTCTGTCTCGTCCTGAGAGCACAGAGGAGTTTCACAAAAGCACCCCAAGTCATGTGTGCAGCAGGACTTGCTGAGAGCTGCCCGGCCAGCCAAAAGCCAGAGCCACTGCCTTCagcccctccttcttcaccaaAGCAGTCTGTGCTAGGAGGTTTGTTCCAGGTCTGGCTTTGACTTGCAGAACTACGACCATGTTGGTCAAGTCTCCTTCCACACTGGGACCACAGCCAGCAACACGCAGCACCAAACAGGAGACAAGAAACAGCAGCATCCATGTGTTTTGTCTTTATTCACGGGGGACAGGAGGCCACTATTTCATCTTGAGAGCTGTCTTGGCTGCTTAAGCTGAGAGGCCTCACCAGTTCTGCAGGGCTTCAGTCCCTCTTACCTATGGCTGTTACCTAGAATTAGCCAGTGCCAGCCCTTGGTTATGGCAGAGCTGACATGCCTTGTGGAGTGTCTGCAGACAGGGAGCGGGATAAAGGGCTGTCATATGCCCCCATCACATATCAAGAGGGAATGAGTTTGCCCCAGCAGTGGTCACTGGGAGAGGcatttcctttcttgttctctttgtttaaaaaaaaaataaaaataaaaaatcaaagctTGTCTCAGCTCACATGGGGCTGGAGCATGAGGGAGCATTCAGTGTCTAGGGTGTTCAGCTTTTAACcacacagagcaaaaccaatgctctggaaagactgaagaatCATCAGAGGGAGCAAGACTAAGGGTCCCTGCTCCAGGCTTCGTGGGATGCCTCTGaaactttgttttcagtggGGTGAGTCAGCCCAGCAGCATGGGCCAAAGGATCTTTCCTGGCTACCATCCCACCACATCCCCTTCCCTAGCTCCCACCAAGTCCCTGCCCCAGTCCAGCCGCCCCACCTTGCTCTCCAGGCATTCCCAGACCTGCAGAACAACACCCCCAGGCTCTCCTGGGACACGGCTGTTGCAGCACTACCAGGTTAGGGGAGACTAATTCTCACCCTGGGCAAGGGAGGGCACTCcatgggcagccccagggacaaCATACTGCAGGGACTCAATGTCCTCCACCAGGATACAATGAAAGGGACACAGGCCACACAAGAGCATGCTCTGAAAAAGGCGAGCAGAGGACTCCAGGGCATCCAGTTTAATGCTACCCAGCTGGGACCTGTGGATGCCCCATATGGGGATGCTAGGCAGCCCAGGAACCACTACACACTGCTGCCCTGCCTCAGACAGGCTGCTCAGGAGCTGCCTTTCATCATCCATCGctcatttctttcagaagaggcTGGTTCTCCCTTAACTATATCTTACAGACACAAAATCACCCATCCAAGAGCAAAACCATTCCAAGTAAGGAACGACAGACACACCTCTGACCTTCTGCAAGCCAACCTCCAGGCTTAGGGTTGAGCCAAGGGCTCAGCTAGGAGTCCCACCATACACAGGGCCACTGAGCACCAGAGCGGCTCCCCACCCAAGCCAGGCAGTGAGACTGCCAATAGACGCCAGCTGCTATGTTTATATTCTCACATACCCAGTATCACCTACCAGGTTCTTGCTGGAGGGTGTGACAGCAGACCCCCACCTGTGGTGGGAAGGGGTGCGAGACACAGAAAGGGATGCTGTTGAGGGACTGAGACCTGGAGGTGCAGAGACGATCAGGGGAGGTATTACACACCATTCTCCCAACTCCCAGCGGCATCGTGCAGTGCCTGCCAGAAAACCAGGCTGCTCAGACCTGAACAGCAATGGCAGGAGGAGGCAACCCCAGCCCAGTCACAAAATCCATGCCACACTCAAGCTGCCACCTCCAccacagcccagctcctccctggGATGGAGACCACTGTGATACTAAATCAGCTGTTGAATGCTCTTCCTTCCTTACCACCTTTGAGGTGAAGATCCTGACACCAACATCTCTCAGGACCCTCttcccagccccctcccagcaACACTGAGCCTGGCAAATACCTTATGGCAAGTAAATTTACGTTATTCTGCATTTACACAAAAATAGAGCAATTCTATATTTATAGAGATTTATAGCCGGTTCCGTGCTGGAGGAGTTATTGAGCAAGGCCAGGAGCTGTGGGCGGTCCAGGCTCCCGAGCAGCCGGCTGCTTCTCATTCAGCATTTCCAACATACAAAATTAAAGGCATTCGTCTCCGTCTGGTTTCTTAAATAGATAAGGGGGGAATGAACGGACAGTATGTACAGAAGGGCAGTGGCAGGGCCTGAGCGccctccacccccagcctcACGCCTGCCGCCTGGGGTCAGTGAGGCCGGCTGCTGGACTCTGAGGGCTGCCGCTGCCGAGGAGGAGTGTAGCCATTCAGGTAGCCGTTGCTCTGGCGTTTGCTGAGTCCTCCGTTAAGAATGTCCTGGATGTGCTGCACTATCAGATTTATGGCCACTGTGAGCAAAAGGGAGGGAAAGACATGGGGGAGAGATTGCATTAGGATCACTGCAAATAAACTAGAGCCAAGCCAGAGACGATGACCCTGCTGTCTCCCCTGCTCCTATCCTCTCCTATCATGTGGtggggagctgcagccctgcGGGGAGAAGCTGCCCTGCTGGGACTtcatccctctgccccagctgagCACGGCCCTCAAGCCAGTATGGTCAGGCTGATTCCAGTCAGGTGGAGACCTGGCTGTCCCAGTTGCACATCTGGCCTTGGAGAAGCACATTTCCCTTTGTGTCGGATGAACCAGGAGTTTGCCTGGAGGCACTGCACATAGATGGGCTCCCAGGCTTTATCAGAGGAGCACAAACTCCCAGTCACTAATgctccaggcagcagcaaagggGAGAGGCTCATCTCAGCATGTGTGTAGTAACAGTACTCTCTCGGGTGGCAGTGGCCTGAGTCACCTCCGTGGCAGGTCCTGCTACCTCCTATGTAACTCTGCCGCAACCGCAACAGCCCAAACTTGGCTCCGGGATGTAATGGCAGGGTATGGGTCCACTCACCTTCATTATCTGCTCCTCTGGGAATGATCACGTCAGCATACTTCTTGGTCTGGGAGGAGAGAAAGCACTGCGTTATGGGGAAAGTAGAAAGCCACCAGGCTGGGGTACCGTTCCTGTCTCCTGGGGCAGGTCCTTCCCCtcaccaaacccaaaccccataGGAGGTACGTCATTGTTGATAATACATTTTGGATGCTCTTATTTGtcttctgctctgtgttttgagGGCCACGCTTTGCATCTTGACTCCATTTTCAGGAGCTCATACAGATTCCACTAAGAGGCAGTAAGAGATATCCTaacaaaacctgaaattaaAAAGCCTCATGATTGCAAGACTCCAGCAGCTGACGCTTTTGGGAACAACCTCCTCCCTGAATCCAGCCAGACTTGGTACAAGAGCAAGAGTTGGCATGCCTGGGCTATGTAGACATGCAGGGTACAGCCATATGATCTGCTTGGGCTGCAGGGAGAATTTTCTGTGAGCATTGCTTGCAAAAAAGGTCTGATTCGGGACACCAGTCCTGACCCATTTTCACCTGCAGGTGCCAGTCTTAGTTTCCTCCCCTTTTTGTGTCAGCTTTTACAGCTGATCAGCTTCCTGACAGCCAAGCTCTACCAGCAGTACACAAGCCAGCCTGCTGGGCAAAAGGTGTCATCTGACACCTCCAGGTGCTTCCAGGCATATCAAAAATCACCAGGACATGCTGGACCATTTCAGTGCTGGACCAGCTGACCCAGAGCTGATTTAGGAGTCAATAGTGGGTGCTGAGCCTGCCCAATACCCACATGCAATTGCTCTGCAGCTGAGTGCACCAGCACATTGGAAGTGGGAGCAGACCACTGCAAAGCTGGTGGGTAGGGACAAAGCAGTTGTTTTCTACCCTCCTTGTTTCACATTTCATCCTCCTACAGACTCTTCAACAGAAGAGACTGAtgcagcatctgctgctttgcaaagcTGCGGATTTACCTTGCTGGGGACTTGCAAGGAAGGGAGCCACCAAGCTGGACCTGCCTATCAGGAAAAGACTTTCTGGGATAACACTGGAATTGGACCTTGGTCCTCAGAGCCACAACCGAGACAGAGAAAAGGGTGCTGCCCAGGAACCAGGAAAACATCTTGTACCACAGAAAGAATCAGGCCCTCTTATGGGAAAGGGCAGAGCTGGCCACACAGACAGGCACAGAGATGTTCCTGAGGCTGGAGGCACCGGTTCAGTTCCTGCCTGTGGTGCTGGCCAGCAGTTCCCAGGTTGCAGGACTCTGCTGGCTCAGTTCTTCCAGAATTAGAAGAAATTCCTCATATAACTACATCTGCTTGAAAAGCCTTGAGAACCAAGGCATGGCCTCCTCTCCACGACAGCCAGGAGAGGTGTGCAATGGCTAGTCCTGCAAACGTGCTATTTCGCCTGCAAGTTCTGCAGGACTGCAGTGGTCTCCCACATGCAAAGTCCCTGTCTGCTAGGGAGCCTTGCCTCTGTTATCAGCTCCCAAAGTAGCTTCCTTTCTCCAGGAAGACCTTGCAACCCTGGCCCCGAGCAAGGTCTGTCTACTCTACACCTTGGCCTCTCACCAGCCAGGAAACGCAATCTGCAAGGCCACATCCCACACCACAGAGTGAAGGAAGAAGCTCCCCTGCTCTCCCAAGCatccagccagcaagaagccagcagcactgcagggtGAAAAGGGCAGGCAAGACAGCCCAAAACAGGAGGCAGACACAGCAGACACTGCCTGGGGGCAGGGATCTCCCCTTCTCCGGCTACATGCAGCCAAGGATCTTCCCTCCCGGGCTGGCATCTGCTGAGCTGCCTGGTGTTGGTTTGTCAGACTCTGTGCAGGGAAGAGTTTCTCTTGCCATGTCGGCCTTCCCATAGGGGAAGGTGATCTCACCAGGAAGGCAGTGGCTGTATAAATAGTCCCCATCTCACTCTGCCCGGCCAGCACTGGCACCCCCATTTTCACCagtgcctgcagggagggagcaaGGCAAGGCAGGCTGACCTGAGTTCTGGGGCACTAAATGCTCCTTTctgaggagctgggcagggtACGAGGCATTTTTGGCAGACCCCGTGGGTGTCACTCCCCTTACTTACTGGCAAACAGAACTCCTCGAAGGCAGGCTTGACGAAGGTGATGTACTGAGATAAGATCTGCTCGAGGTCCCTGCCTCGCTCACTGATGTCTCGTAGCACTATGGGGAAGATGTAAGGCACAGTCAGGAGCTGAGACATGAATCactccctcccccatcccttcAGTACAGCCTTTGGCCAGCCACCTGGGTATTTTGCCCGAGGTCTCTGTTCCTGGAAGCTGTTGCCCACATGTCCCAGCACACCCCAGCCCAGCTACATGCTTTTAACCCACTTCCAAGCTTTCCCAGGAACCAGGGGCTGGCTGACCTGACCAAGGGCTTTTCTTGGCCTCCCTCCCTTCTCAGCTCTGCAAGCACATTCCAGCTGTCCCCAGTCCCGACTGTTCCCAGCCTCAACCCTTGCATCCCTCCTGTCACTCTGCCCAGCCCTTGGCCTAAGGACGGGGTTTTCTCTCAGTTGTCCCAGCGCAGAGGTGCCCAAGAATAGAAAAGCAATGCAGTTCACCCATACACACATTAAGGCGCAGTTTAACTCAGGTCTGCAGCGGTGATGAGAGTAAAACTCACCCACCTacccagctctgccaggctcCTTGTGCTGTCCCCAGCTGAGTGGGATGGAAAGGCAAAGCAGGCTCCCACAACCAGAGGCTGAGGAGATGCTTGGAGGAGATCAGCTCAGGAGGAAGCCAGAAGGCAGGAGAGCAAGCCCGCCTCCTGCTTGTTCTGCTGTTCAGGCCTTGCACCTGGTTTGCATGAGGTATTTGGGCCATTGCCATCTCCAGTCCAAAGCCACTTCAGCGTGGACAAGTGCCCCAGTTCAGCAGGAATTCAATCTACGGGTAAGAGCCAAAACAGCCCTGTGGCTGAGCAGACAGCTCTTGGCTCTCCCCAAGGGGCTggctggcttctccccagcaTGCTAGCGCCTGGCACTGCATTCAGAGCGAGCTTTCTCCACATGCCAAGCAGAGCCAAGCCACAGCACTGCCAGCCTGCGTGACCTGCTCGGCAGCCGCTGCCCGTGTGCTTGCAGGGCCAGGACAGTGCCGTTCTCCCAGGGCTGGCTTGGCACCATCCCCGCAGCTCTGTTTGCCCTCAGCCAGCAACTTCGCAGCGTACCCTTTCGCAGCCCCGTGCAGGGGAGGcgatgggggggggaagaaggggcaggcagcaggatttgtgccagctccctgcctctTCCAGGAATGGCTCAGTCCAGCCCAGGCTGCTCTAGCCAGCTCCATGCCTTCTTCAGAGAGCGGGAGCAAGCCCCAGCTCaaacaatacagaaaaacaggcaaggaaaataaaacagagagaCTTTTCTTTCCCAGGTCCCACACCCTGTTTGTTGGCTGCTCTGGGGTGGGGACAGAGCACAGCGAGGGTGTATTTACAGCACACCCGGCCTGGGATGGCGTGCAGGAGGCGTGCGAGCTGCACGGGGTGAgtgcccaggctgcaggggctggtCCTGACAGGGCAAAactctcctgcctgctcccagggcAAACACCCCACACACAAACACGAGTCAAGCACCCACTGTCTTGTACCTGGCCCCAAAGCAACGAGTCCCAGCAACCCAGACTAAGACCACACACCCTATCTGGAGGTATCTCCCTCTACTTGCAGGGCAGGAAAATGTCCCAAGGACAGATCGGCACCCGTCCAGAGCCAGCAGGCAGACATCACTCAAATCAGTCCCGAAACACGCACGTGACACCTGACTTGgtctttgttttacagaagctgGCTGAGGACAGGGCAGCGAGGGACCTCAGCCAGAATAAGCTTTGCATGGATCAGGCTGTTTGAGGCACCTGACAGACCTTGCCCCTTGCACTCTGGTAGCAGCATTTTTCTTGGGAGAGGTGCTGAGATGGGGACAGCGTGAGCTGCATGTACTGAACCGCCGCACTATTGATTAACTGAGCTGTCAGCTACATTTCCAGGAACCTCAtctcccactgctgctcagctgggAAGCCCATTGCTGCAACTCTTCAGGACTTTTGGGAGAGCAAGATGACTCAGGGCCATGTCACAATGCAAGATCCTGACTTTTGCTACAAGCTGCCTCCAGCTACATTCCAGGGACATGATTGTACCTTCAGCACCTCACACACAGGCTCTCCTTTCCCAGAAATGCCAGGGAGACATACAGTAAACAGATTTACTGCTGCAGTGGTCCTACCAACTCCTGACCGCAGGCTAGGAGACTGCCAAATGGTCAGTTCCCTATCAGGAGGCTGATGAGTTGCCCTAAGTAGGGGACACCAGCACCTCAACCAGCCTAGCTACCCCTTTGCAAGGCTTTAGCGATTGATGGTGGGTGGGAGAAATACCCCAAGAATGGCCTGGGCCCATGTAGCTCAGGACTCCGTTCAACAGCTGCAGCACAACAGGGTTTAGCTGTGTATTGTGGTTGGCAGCTGGATGGTCTTGGTTCTTAGTCAATGGGATCTCAAGCAGTTCTCAAGCTCTGAGCTCACAGTTCTGTACTAAATCTGAAGTGACTGAACCACACACTCCAGAGTATGATAGGGATGCACACACACAGTCATGTGGCACTGCAAATGCACAAGGCAACTCCTTGTCTTTAGACAGCTGATATAAGGCACTGCCAAAAATGTATTCTACCCTGTGGCTAGGTGTGAACCCAAGTTCTTGCACAGAACAGTCTGCTTAAGAGATAAGGCTCACATTGCAGGATCTTGCAGATGTGAATCTGTGACCTGCTAATACGTCTCCCTGCAATGACTGTGCTGTCA comes from Haliaeetus albicilla chromosome 8, bHalAlb1.1, whole genome shotgun sequence and encodes:
- the LOC138686469 gene encoding uncharacterized protein isoform X1, which codes for MRLSPVRSLTMALCMLLLFPGTLQLCVHADCFVVRIEVLPEDLKQPPVVAESVASEWTSTIGLRSPRGWTRVRTAVAPEDLKQPPVVAESVASEWTSTIGLRSPRGWTRVRMAVAPEGLKQLPVGTESIASELHCPLRQLWDHLVQLDRTWQLCRAGQTLWLLHVVWTALGRWRNAKRPQGQGGGQTASTSVGTGRLGKHTVSRYELLCLMEAKIALLVRSLRHTHRLRLKELRHQYSSKVAQEEANSEFSSGWQPAEGSWAEGTSTDCNLSC
- the LOC138686469 gene encoding uncharacterized protein isoform X2, with translation MRLSPVRSLTMALCMLLLFPGTLQLCVHADCFVVRIEVLPEDLKQPPVVAESVASEWTSTIGLRSPRGWTRVRTAVAPEDLKQPPVVAESVASEWTSTIGLRSPRGWTRVRMAVAPEGLKQLPVGTESIASELHCPLRQLWDHLVQLDRTWQLCRAGQTLWLLHVVWTALGRWRNAKRPQGQGGGQTASTSVGTGRLGKHTVSRYELLCLMEAKIALLVRSLRHTHRLRLKELRHQYSSKVAQEEGWQPAEGSWAEGTSTDCNLSC